A single region of the Candidatus Poribacteria bacterium genome encodes:
- the xseA gene encoding exodeoxyribonuclease VII large subunit, translating into MQLDMQLEIPVATRAVHSVSEITDLLNRLIARHQPFQNVYVRGQLSNCIHHSSGHIYFTLKDEANQIKCVLWRSNATRFRSLIRDGEEVQVQGKVGIYGPQGIYQITVSAVKPLGVGALQQAFEELQERLAAEGLFNPVHKKPLPEYPKKIGVVTSSSGAAFHDICQQLRKRYPLAEVWLHPSRVQGDGAAAEIVEAIRVMNQRDDIDVLIVGRGGGSIEDLWAFNEEIVARAIFASAIPVVSAVGHETDTTISDLVADHRAPTPSAAIEHIVPDQDELFAQLDGYDAWLRRIINDRFEVYKTRLQDLETRLSPTRRKDALYQLSQRIDDLETGCRNAMTRCLSNSERDLRTLAQRLNALSPLATLERGYSISRKTDGAVLTSAEQVSIGDRVEIQLADGRIGCRIEELLSEE; encoded by the coding sequence TAACAGATTTGTTGAACCGTCTGATAGCGCGACATCAACCCTTTCAAAATGTGTATGTGCGTGGACAGCTATCGAATTGCATACATCATAGTTCGGGGCACATCTATTTCACGCTCAAAGATGAGGCAAACCAAATTAAATGCGTCCTTTGGCGGAGCAATGCTACCCGTTTTCGCTCTCTAATTCGCGATGGCGAAGAAGTGCAGGTCCAAGGAAAGGTTGGAATCTATGGTCCTCAGGGTATATATCAGATTACGGTGAGCGCGGTGAAACCCTTGGGGGTCGGTGCGTTGCAACAGGCTTTTGAGGAATTGCAGGAGCGACTTGCTGCAGAGGGTTTGTTTAATCCAGTACATAAAAAACCGCTGCCAGAATATCCTAAGAAAATCGGTGTTGTTACGTCATCGTCAGGGGCAGCGTTTCATGACATCTGCCAACAGCTCCGCAAGCGGTATCCGTTAGCCGAGGTCTGGCTCCATCCGAGCCGAGTACAAGGGGATGGGGCTGCTGCGGAGATTGTTGAAGCAATCAGGGTGATGAACCAACGGGACGACATAGATGTGTTAATTGTCGGACGCGGTGGGGGTTCCATTGAGGATCTCTGGGCGTTCAATGAAGAGATAGTGGCACGTGCAATTTTCGCATCTGCGATTCCCGTCGTGTCCGCAGTTGGGCACGAGACAGATACCACGATCTCTGATTTGGTGGCAGATCACCGGGCACCGACCCCCTCGGCGGCAATTGAACATATCGTTCCAGATCAGGATGAACTGTTCGCACAATTAGACGGATATGACGCGTGGCTGCGTAGAATCATAAATGACCGATTTGAGGTATACAAAACACGCCTTCAAGACCTTGAGACACGGCTCTCACCGACACGGCGAAAGGACGCACTTTATCAACTCTCCCAGAGGATAGATGACTTAGAGACTGGATGTCGGAATGCTATGACGCGATGTCTTTCTAATAGTGAGCGCGACTTACGAACCCTCGCACAACGTTTAAACGCATTAAGTCCGTTAGCTACGTTGGAACGGGGGTATAGTATCAGTCGGAAAACAGATGGAGCGGTACTCACCTCGGCTGAACAGGTGTCAATAGGCGATAGGGTTGAGATTCAACTCGCAGACGGACGGATCGGATGCCGCATTGAGGAACTCCTGTCTGAGGAATAG
- the xseB gene encoding exodeoxyribonuclease VII small subunit gives MTFEEKLKKLTQIVEQLEEGNELPLEDSLKLFEEGIGLISLCRQMLENAEQRVENVLETDF, from the coding sequence ATGACATTTGAAGAAAAACTCAAAAAACTGACACAAATTGTTGAACAACTCGAAGAGGGTAACGAACTACCGCTTGAGGACTCCCTCAAACTTTTTGAAGAAGGCATCGGCTTAATTTCATTATGCAGGCAGATGCTCGAAAATGCTGAACAACGTGTAGAAAACGTTCTCGAAACAGATTTTTAG